A region from the Pelobates fuscus isolate aPelFus1 chromosome 3, aPelFus1.pri, whole genome shotgun sequence genome encodes:
- the ALDH1A2 gene encoding retinal dehydrogenase 2, which produces MTSSKIEMPGEVKTDPAALMASLHLLPLPTSNLEVKHTKIFINNEWQNSESGKVFPVYNPATGEQICEVQEAEKADVDKAVSAARLAFSLGSVWRRMDASERGRLLDKLADLVERDRAVLATLESLNSGKPFLQSFYVDLQGVIKTFRYYAGYADKIHGMTIPADGDYFTFTRHEPIGVCGQISPWNFPLLMFAWKVAPALCCGNTVVIKPAEQTPLTALYMGVLIKEAGFPPGVINILPGYGPTAGAAISSHPGIDKIAFTGSTEVGKLIQEAAGKSNLKRVTLELGGKSPNIIFADADLDYAVEQAHQGVFFNQGQCCTAGSRTFVEESIYDEFVQKSVERAKRRVVGSPFDPTTEQGPQTDKKQYNKILELIQSGIADGAKLECGGKALGRKGLFIEPTVFSNVTDDMRIAKEEIFGPVQQILRFKTTEEVIERANNSDYGLVAAVFTNDINKALTVSSAIQAGTVWINCYNALNAQSPFGGYKMSGNGREMGEYGLREYTESKTVTIKIPQKNS; this is translated from the exons ATGACTTCCAGTAAGATTGAAATGCCTGGAGAGGTGAAGACTGATCCTGCAGCCCTAATGGCATCTTTACATCTTCTGCCTCTACCTACCTCCAACCTGGAAGTGAAGCACACCAAG ATTTTCATCAACAATGAATGGCAGAATTCAGAGAGTGGAAAGGTCTTTCCAGTGTACAATCCAGCGACAGGAGAGCAGATTTGTGAAGTTCAAGAAGCTGAAAAG GCTGATGTAGACAAAGCAGTGAGTGCTGCCCGCTTGGCTTTCTCTTTGGGCTCAGTTTGGAGGAGAATGGACGCATCAGAACGTGGGCGACTCTTGGACAAATTGGCTGATCTAGTGGAAAGGGATAGAGCTGTTCTTGCT ACCCTTGAATCTCTAAACAGTGGGAAGCCATTTTTACAGTCTTTTTATGTGGATCTTCAAGGTGTTATCAAGACATTCCGGTATTATGCTGGCTATGCAGACAAGATACATGGAATGACTATCCCAGCCG atggCGATTATTTTACTTTTACCAGACACGAGCCCATTGGAGTGTGTGGACAGATCAGTCCA TGGAACTTTCCCCTCTTGATGTTTGCGTGGAAGGTGGCCCCTGCACTGTGCTGTGGGAATACAGTGGTAATCAAACCTGCTGAGCAAACCCCTCTCACTGCACTGTATATGGGAGTCCTGATTAAAGAg GCTGGATTTCCACCAGGAGTCATTAATATTTTGCCAGGCTATGGTCCAACTGCAGGCGCAGCGATCTCTTCTCACCCTGGCATAGATAAAATAGCTTTCACTGGGTCGACCGAG gttgGTAAGCTTATCCAAGAAGCGGCTGGAAAAAGTAACTTGAAGAGGGTGACTCTTGAGTTGGGAGGAAAgagccccaacataatctttgcaGATGCTGATT TGGATTATGCAGTGGAGCAAGCACATCAAGGTGTCTTTTTCAACCAAGGCCAGTGCTGTACTGCAGGTTCTCGTACATTTGTAGAGGAGTCTATTTATGATGAATTTGTACAAAAAAGTGTCGAACGTGCAAAGAGAAGGGTAGTCGGCAGCCCATTTGACCCAACAACAGAACAAGGACCCCAG actgATAAGAAACAATATAACAAAATCTTGGAACTTATCCAGAGTGGAATTGCCGACGGTGCTAAACTGGAATGTGGTGGAAAGGCACTCGGCAGAAAAGGACTGTTCATTGAACCAACAGTGTTCTCAAATGTGACTGACGACATGCGAATTGCCAAAGAGGAG atttttggaCCTGTCCAGCAAATACTAAGATTTAAAACTACAGAAGAAGTCATCGAGAGGGCCAACAACTCTGACTATGGCCTAGTGGCAGCGGTCTTCACGAATGACATAAACAAGGCACTCACGGTATCTTCTGCAATACAAGCTGGGACTGTGTG GATAAACTGCTACAATGCACTAAATGCTCAGAGTCCATTTGGAGGATACAAAATGTCGGGCAATGGAAGAGAAAT GGGAGAATATGGTCTGAGGGAGTACACCGAATCAAAAACTGTGACAATAAAGATCCCCCAAAAGAACTCCTAA